In Portunus trituberculatus isolate SZX2019 chromosome 44, ASM1759143v1, whole genome shotgun sequence, a single window of DNA contains:
- the LOC123518603 gene encoding troponin C, isotype gamma-like isoform X2: MKKVFQMFDQGKTGFVECSKFVNILNTLGQAFDEDELKNRIAENDPNKEGKVDFEKFCAIVMPFLEEDDDEAMHEELKEAFRLYDKGGDGYITTQTLKEILRELDNKLSEEDLDGIIDEIDEDGSGTVDFDEFMEMMTGE, encoded by the exons ATGAAGAAGGTGTTTCAGATGTTCGACCAGGGCAAGACGGGCTTCGTGGAGTGCAGCAAGTTCGTCAATATCTTGAACACACTTGGCCAGGCCTTTGACGAGGATGAGCTCAAGAACAGGATTGCAGAAAATGACCCGAACA aagaagggaaggtggatTTTGAAAAGTTCTGTGCCATCGTAATGCCCTTcctggaggaggacgacgacgaggccATGCACGAGGAGCTCAAGGAGGCCTTCAGACTGTACGACAAGGGCG GCGATGGCTACATCACCACGCAGACATTGAAAGAGATTCTGAGAGAGCTAGACAACAAGCTCTCGGAGGAAGACCTGGATGGCATCATTGACGAGATCGACGAGGACGGTTCCGGGACAGTCGACTTCGATG AATTCATGGAGATGATGAcgggagagtga
- the LOC123518603 gene encoding troponin C, isotype gamma-like isoform X1 — MDEEQIATMKKVFQMFDQGKTGFVECSKFVNILNTLGQAFDEDELKNRIAENDPNKEGKVDFEKFCAIVMPFLEEDDDEAMHEELKEAFRLYDKGGDGYITTQTLKEILRELDNKLSEEDLDGIIDEIDEDGSGTVDFDEFMEMMTGE, encoded by the exons CCATGAAGAAGGTGTTTCAGATGTTCGACCAGGGCAAGACGGGCTTCGTGGAGTGCAGCAAGTTCGTCAATATCTTGAACACACTTGGCCAGGCCTTTGACGAGGATGAGCTCAAGAACAGGATTGCAGAAAATGACCCGAACA aagaagggaaggtggatTTTGAAAAGTTCTGTGCCATCGTAATGCCCTTcctggaggaggacgacgacgaggccATGCACGAGGAGCTCAAGGAGGCCTTCAGACTGTACGACAAGGGCG GCGATGGCTACATCACCACGCAGACATTGAAAGAGATTCTGAGAGAGCTAGACAACAAGCTCTCGGAGGAAGACCTGGATGGCATCATTGACGAGATCGACGAGGACGGTTCCGGGACAGTCGACTTCGATG AATTCATGGAGATGATGAcgggagagtga